In a single window of the Sphingosinicella microcystinivorans genome:
- a CDS encoding integrating conjugative element protein, which yields MTKPHPAHLAFTVLLVLLAGLPLASRAGEPLIVVEDHGGTSALPYYEALNLQPRANAPARPPIPTPRVPATPADEAAMLPVRSTKLTPGTVARRVIEAPGLRPFAVIGDDEASRAWLQRRGAALRERGAVGLVVNVETVQGLARLRTLAPGVPLAPVAGDDLADRLGLRHYPALITATGIEQ from the coding sequence ATGACGAAACCCCATCCGGCCCATCTCGCATTCACGGTCCTGCTCGTGCTGCTGGCAGGCCTGCCGCTGGCCTCGCGTGCCGGCGAGCCGCTGATCGTGGTCGAGGACCATGGCGGCACGTCGGCGCTGCCGTACTACGAGGCCCTGAACCTCCAGCCGCGCGCCAACGCGCCGGCCCGGCCACCCATCCCGACGCCCCGGGTTCCCGCCACGCCAGCGGACGAAGCCGCGATGCTGCCGGTGCGCAGCACCAAGCTCACGCCCGGCACCGTCGCGCGGCGCGTGATCGAAGCGCCCGGCCTGCGGCCGTTCGCGGTCATCGGCGACGACGAGGCTTCCCGGGCCTGGTTGCAGCGGCGCGGCGCGGCTTTGCGCGAACGCGGCGCGGTCGGCCTGGTGGTCAACGTCGAGACCGTGCAGGGCCTGGCACGGCTGCGTACCCTGGCGCCGGGCGTGCCCCTCGCGCCCGTGGCCGGAGACGACCTGGCCGATCGCCTGGGCCTGCGGCACTACCCGGCGCTGATCACGGCCACCGGCATCGAGCAATGA
- the traD gene encoding type IV conjugative transfer system coupling protein TraD has translation MSGKQPVEVLLRPAVELYTVAACAGAAFLCLVAPWSLALSPAMGVGSALAFGAYGAIRYRDARVILRYRRNIRRLPRYVMTSKDVPVSQQRLFVGRGFLWEQKHTHRLMQTYRPEFRRYVEPTPAYRLARRLEERLEFAPFPLSRLPALTGWDVPMNPVRPLPPVGGLPRLHGIEPDEVDVSLPLGERVGHSLVLGTTRVGKTRLAELFVTQDIRRKNAAGEHEVVIVIDPKGDADLLKRMYVEAQRAGREGEFYIFHLGWPEISARYNAVGRFGRISEVATRIAGQLSGEGNSAAFREFAWRFVNIIARALVELGQRPDYMLIQRHVINIDALFIEYAQHYFAKTEPKAWEVIVQIEAKLNEKNIPRNMIGREKRVVALEQYLSQARNYDPVLDGLRSAVRYDKTYFDKIVASLLPLLEKLTSGKIAQLLAPNYSDLADPRPIFDWMQVIRKRAIVYVGLDALSDAEVAAAVGNSMFSDLVSVAGHIYKHGIDDGLPGASAGARVPINVHADEFNELMGDEFVPLINKGGGAGLQVTAYTQTLSDIEARIGNRAKAGQVIGNFNNLFMLRVRETATAELLTRQLPKVEVYTTTIVSGATDSSDIRGATDFTSNTQDRISSTSVPMIEPSHVVGLPKGQCFALLQGGQLWKVRMPLPAPDPDEVMPADLQQLAGYMRRSYSEATQWWEFTSSPALQDASLPDDLLDDAAPAEPGAVVTGAEDSAGNEASP, from the coding sequence ATGTCGGGGAAACAGCCGGTCGAGGTTCTGCTACGTCCAGCGGTGGAGCTATACACCGTCGCGGCGTGTGCAGGCGCCGCGTTTCTGTGCCTGGTGGCCCCATGGTCGCTCGCGCTGAGCCCAGCGATGGGCGTCGGCAGCGCGCTGGCGTTCGGCGCCTACGGCGCAATCCGCTATCGCGATGCCCGCGTCATCCTGCGCTACCGGCGCAACATCCGCCGCCTGCCGCGGTACGTGATGACGAGCAAGGACGTGCCGGTCAGCCAGCAGCGGCTGTTCGTGGGGCGCGGGTTCCTCTGGGAGCAGAAGCACACCCATAGGCTGATGCAGACGTACCGGCCGGAGTTTCGCCGGTACGTGGAGCCGACGCCGGCCTACCGGCTGGCGAGGCGCCTGGAGGAACGGCTGGAGTTCGCGCCGTTCCCGCTGTCCCGGCTGCCCGCGCTCACGGGCTGGGACGTGCCCATGAATCCGGTGCGCCCGCTGCCGCCGGTCGGCGGCCTGCCGCGGCTGCATGGCATCGAACCCGACGAGGTGGATGTCAGCCTGCCGCTGGGCGAGCGCGTCGGGCATTCGCTGGTGCTGGGCACCACGCGCGTGGGCAAGACGCGGCTCGCCGAGTTGTTCGTCACCCAGGACATCCGCCGCAAGAACGCCGCGGGCGAGCACGAGGTCGTGATCGTCATCGACCCCAAGGGGGATGCCGATCTCTTGAAGCGGATGTACGTCGAGGCCCAGCGCGCGGGCCGCGAAGGCGAGTTCTACATCTTCCACCTGGGCTGGCCGGAAATCAGCGCCCGCTACAACGCCGTGGGCCGCTTCGGCCGGATCTCGGAAGTGGCGACGCGCATCGCGGGGCAGCTCTCCGGCGAAGGCAACAGTGCCGCTTTCAGGGAGTTCGCGTGGCGGTTCGTCAACATCATCGCGCGCGCCTTGGTGGAACTGGGGCAGCGCCCGGACTACATGCTGATCCAGCGCCACGTCATCAACATCGACGCGCTGTTCATCGAGTACGCCCAGCACTATTTCGCCAAGACGGAGCCCAAGGCCTGGGAGGTGATCGTCCAGATCGAGGCCAAGCTCAACGAGAAGAACATCCCCAGGAACATGATCGGGCGCGAGAAGCGCGTCGTGGCGCTGGAGCAGTACCTCTCCCAGGCGCGCAACTACGACCCGGTGCTCGACGGCTTGCGCAGTGCCGTCCGCTACGACAAGACCTATTTCGACAAGATCGTCGCATCGCTGCTGCCGCTGCTGGAGAAGCTCACGAGCGGCAAGATCGCCCAGCTTCTGGCACCGAACTACTCCGACCTGGCCGACCCACGTCCGATCTTCGATTGGATGCAGGTCATCCGAAAGCGCGCCATCGTCTATGTGGGCCTGGATGCGCTCTCCGACGCCGAGGTCGCCGCCGCAGTCGGCAACTCGATGTTCAGCGATCTCGTGTCGGTCGCCGGCCACATCTACAAGCACGGGATCGACGACGGCCTGCCGGGTGCATCGGCCGGCGCGCGCGTGCCGATCAATGTCCATGCGGACGAATTCAATGAACTCATGGGTGACGAATTCGTGCCGCTGATCAACAAGGGCGGTGGTGCCGGGCTACAGGTTACCGCGTACACGCAGACCCTCTCGGACATCGAGGCCCGCATCGGCAACCGGGCCAAGGCCGGCCAGGTGATCGGAAATTTCAACAACCTGTTCATGCTCAGGGTCAGGGAGACCGCCACGGCCGAACTGCTGACCCGGCAGTTGCCGAAGGTCGAGGTCTATACGACCACCATCGTCTCGGGCGCCACCGACAGCTCGGACATCCGTGGGGCGACGGATTTCACGTCGAACACGCAGGACCGGATCAGCAGCACCAGCGTACCGATGATCGAGCCGTCGCATGTCGTCGGCCTGCCCAAAGGCCAATGCTTCGCGCTGCTGCAGGGCGGCCAGCTTTGGAAGGTGCGCATGCCGCTGCCGGCGCCGGACCCGGACGAAGTGATGCCGGCGGACTTGCAGCAACTCGCGGGGTACATGCGCCGGAGCTACAGCGAGGCCACGCAGTGGTGGGAGTTCACCAGTTCCCCGGCCTTGCAGGATGCGTCCTTGCCCGACGATCTGCTGGATGACGCCGCTCCGGCCGAGCCTGGCGCGGTGGTCACCGGCGCCGAGGACAGCGCAGGCAACGAGGCATCGCCATGA
- a CDS encoding DUF6094 domain-containing protein: MLPPFLPANQETSMALMFPRLARNFAKNGYYPTDEPTLERALNALMPSDGPMCILDPCAGEGVAIAEAAHALGREQAKAFAVEFDAERARHARGLVDHCLHADLMDTMVSKQSFGLLWLNPPYGDLSKDVNGNIGYQGQGRARLEKLFYQRSLSLLQYGGVLVFIVPGYVLDAELVGWLTRHYTDLRIYRAVETQFKQVVIFGRRVRQRELASDSGKAVRNLLLQIGLGEVEPEELPSDWPFLPYIVPASPAEPEYFFRVTMEPEQFADEVGRLQGLWPSLDTHLGAAQQSLRPPARALSHWHLALALAAGAISGVVRSKTGRVLVVKGDTHKDKTLQREFTEREDGSIAETRILTDKFVPVIRAWDMTPGSPTRGEVLTIR, from the coding sequence GTGCTTCCGCCATTCCTTCCCGCCAACCAGGAGACTTCCATGGCCCTCATGTTCCCGCGGCTCGCCCGCAATTTCGCCAAGAACGGTTACTACCCGACCGACGAACCCACGCTCGAAAGAGCCCTCAACGCACTGATGCCCAGCGACGGGCCGATGTGCATCCTCGATCCCTGCGCCGGCGAAGGCGTGGCGATCGCCGAAGCCGCCCATGCCCTCGGGCGCGAGCAGGCCAAGGCGTTCGCCGTCGAGTTCGACGCGGAGCGGGCACGCCATGCCCGCGGCCTGGTCGATCACTGCCTGCACGCGGACCTGATGGACACGATGGTCTCCAAGCAGTCGTTCGGGCTGCTCTGGCTCAACCCGCCGTATGGCGACCTGTCCAAGGACGTCAACGGCAACATCGGCTACCAAGGTCAGGGACGTGCCCGCCTCGAAAAGCTGTTCTATCAGCGCAGTCTGTCGTTGCTGCAATACGGCGGCGTTCTGGTCTTCATCGTCCCCGGCTACGTGCTCGACGCGGAACTGGTCGGCTGGCTGACACGCCACTACACGGACCTGCGCATCTACCGAGCGGTGGAGACGCAGTTCAAGCAGGTGGTGATCTTCGGACGCCGGGTGCGCCAGCGCGAGCTGGCGTCGGATTCGGGCAAGGCCGTGCGCAATCTGCTGCTGCAGATTGGGCTTGGCGAAGTCGAACCCGAGGAACTGCCGAGCGATTGGCCGTTCCTGCCGTACATCGTCCCCGCCAGTCCGGCCGAGCCGGAGTATTTCTTCCGCGTGACGATGGAGCCCGAGCAGTTCGCCGATGAAGTCGGCAGGCTGCAAGGCCTCTGGCCGTCGCTGGACACGCACCTGGGGGCCGCGCAGCAGTCGCTGCGTCCACCGGCGCGGGCCTTGTCCCACTGGCATCTCGCCCTGGCTCTGGCCGCGGGCGCGATCTCGGGGGTTGTGCGCTCCAAGACCGGGCGCGTGCTCGTCGTCAAAGGTGACACCCACAAGGACAAGACGCTCCAGCGGGAATTCACCGAACGGGAAGACGGCTCCATCGCCGAGACCCGCATCCTCACCGACAAGTTCGTGCCCGTCATCCGCGCATGGGACATGACGCCTGGCTCCCCGACACGGGGCGAGGTGCTGACCATCCGCTGA
- a CDS encoding DUF3275 family protein, whose product MATPSASEKSVAPIVVPGQLTLRTIRGKNGPFTVGRLATHLGTFEVKDPELEQYPEGKYDGEFIIRYIFPKSYPVGGGMRFEIRASLDGMTLNGIDKLSRDEARSFATQDVDPLDEEQGAQPATTPAKPTKASRPAKPAPVQASADPMVDTTPFGVDAPPPAEAAAPGSTQDGDPALFGLLWPLGESVKLDSTIDRRALRAQIARLGELGYALDFKTQEWSRQAELQPA is encoded by the coding sequence ATGGCAACCCCATCGGCTTCCGAGAAATCGGTTGCGCCCATCGTCGTCCCCGGCCAGCTCACGCTGCGTACCATCCGCGGCAAGAACGGCCCGTTCACGGTTGGCCGCCTCGCCACGCACCTCGGTACTTTCGAGGTCAAAGACCCGGAGCTGGAGCAGTACCCCGAAGGCAAGTACGACGGGGAATTCATCATCAGGTACATCTTCCCGAAGTCCTATCCGGTCGGCGGCGGCATGCGGTTCGAGATCCGTGCCAGCCTCGACGGCATGACGCTCAACGGCATCGACAAACTCAGCCGCGACGAAGCCCGCAGCTTCGCCACCCAGGACGTCGATCCGCTCGATGAAGAGCAAGGGGCGCAGCCTGCGACAACGCCGGCCAAGCCGACCAAAGCGTCCAGGCCCGCCAAGCCCGCACCCGTGCAGGCGTCCGCGGACCCGATGGTCGATACCACGCCCTTTGGCGTGGATGCGCCGCCACCTGCTGAGGCTGCTGCCCCCGGCAGCACCCAAGACGGTGACCCCGCGCTCTTCGGCCTGCTGTGGCCGCTGGGCGAGTCCGTGAAACTGGATTCGACCATCGACCGCCGCGCTTTGCGTGCACAGATCGCCCGCCTGGGCGAGCTGGGCTACGCGCTGGACTTCAAGACGCAGGAGTGGAGCCGCCAGGCCGAACTGCAACCTGCGTGA
- a CDS encoding transglycosylase SLT domain-containing protein, with translation MAAPAVAARVSQFLRALVLAAGLYTCTGHAQEVPPPAYQLAAQRAGIPSTVLYAVALQESGLRRNGRIVPWPWSLNVAGQSRRFATRADACAGLQQAMRATPHTRIDAGLGQINLGYHKHRFTSACDLLDPYRNLAIAAEILKEQHTSGEDWLLAIGRYHRPAGGEPAARYRRSVSRHLARVQGARPTAAVLAARQETSP, from the coding sequence ATGGCAGCGCCAGCCGTAGCCGCCCGCGTATCGCAGTTCTTGCGCGCACTGGTGCTCGCCGCTGGCCTGTACACCTGCACGGGCCATGCCCAGGAGGTTCCGCCACCGGCCTACCAGCTTGCCGCCCAGCGCGCAGGCATCCCCTCGACGGTGCTCTACGCCGTGGCCTTGCAGGAGAGCGGCCTCCGGCGCAACGGGCGCATCGTCCCATGGCCGTGGTCCCTCAACGTCGCCGGCCAGTCCCGCCGCTTCGCCACGCGGGCCGATGCCTGCGCCGGCCTGCAGCAGGCGATGCGCGCCACGCCGCACACGCGCATCGACGCGGGCCTGGGCCAGATCAACCTCGGCTACCACAAGCACCGCTTCACCAGCGCGTGCGACCTGCTGGACCCGTACCGCAACCTCGCCATCGCCGCCGAGATCCTGAAGGAGCAGCACACCTCCGGCGAGGACTGGCTGCTGGCGATCGGCCGCTACCACCGTCCTGCGGGTGGCGAGCCCGCCGCCCGCTATCGGCGCAGCGTGTCCCGCCACCTTGCCCGCGTGCAGGGCGCACGCCCAACCGCCGCGGTCCTCGCCGCGCGCCAGGAGACCTCCCCATGA
- a CDS encoding PilL N-terminal domain-containing protein, which translates to MCPSPPWFHHPERRLLAGFLGLLWSVLAGGCATTTAPVALDTIEEVSAAPEPEAPEYIPVVRYARYTLVELAPMAAQRDLLLQTIDVSMPEDARATVGDGLRHVLKRSGYGLCQTAHAVIELYALPLPAAHLHLGPMTLRDALLTLAGPAWELHADDRARQICFDRPGDRVAVEPTPEPSAADAVQTFPLMPSIPGGQP; encoded by the coding sequence ATGTGCCCCTCTCCACCCTGGTTTCACCATCCCGAACGCCGCCTGCTGGCGGGATTTCTCGGCCTGCTGTGGTCGGTGCTGGCCGGTGGCTGCGCGACGACGACTGCGCCGGTCGCGCTCGACACCATCGAGGAAGTCTCGGCCGCGCCCGAACCCGAAGCGCCCGAGTACATCCCGGTCGTGCGCTACGCCCGCTACACACTGGTCGAACTGGCACCCATGGCAGCGCAGCGCGACCTGCTGTTGCAGACCATCGACGTGTCCATGCCCGAGGATGCACGCGCCACGGTCGGGGATGGGCTGCGGCACGTACTCAAACGCAGCGGCTACGGCCTGTGCCAGACCGCGCATGCCGTGATCGAACTGTACGCGCTGCCGCTGCCGGCGGCGCACCTGCATCTCGGTCCCATGACCTTGCGCGATGCACTGCTCACCCTGGCTGGGCCGGCCTGGGAACTGCACGCGGATGACCGCGCCCGACAGATTTGCTTCGACCGGCCCGGCGACCGCGTGGCCGTCGAACCCACGCCCGAGCCGAGCGCCGCCGATGCAGTGCAGACCTTCCCGCTGATGCCTTCCATTCCAGGAGGCCAGCCATGA
- a CDS encoding TIGR03759 family integrating conjugative element protein produces the protein MKPSILLSVLVLASVQWPAWAQQPATAPARNAQSQERPLAARVLDDRTASEWGLQRQEWERYRELMDGPLGIYSPNLDPLSALGIEARTDEERRRYAELQVQVEARRVEKLLAYQRAYDEAWQRLNPGMQRVNLPDDKPGAVATRGSGRMAVFVKDGCAACGQLVQRLQSSGAEFDLYMVGSRQDDARIRDWAKRAQIDPARVRAGSITLNHDSGRWLALGLSGDLPAAVREVNGQWQRQP, from the coding sequence ATGAAGCCGTCGATCCTCCTTTCCGTACTCGTGCTGGCGTCGGTGCAGTGGCCCGCCTGGGCGCAGCAACCCGCCACGGCACCCGCGCGCAATGCACAGAGCCAGGAGCGCCCGCTGGCCGCCCGCGTGCTGGACGACCGGACGGCCAGCGAATGGGGTCTGCAACGGCAGGAATGGGAACGCTACCGCGAGCTGATGGACGGGCCGCTGGGTATCTACTCGCCCAACCTGGACCCGCTTTCCGCCCTGGGCATCGAGGCACGCACCGACGAAGAGCGGCGGCGCTACGCAGAACTGCAGGTGCAGGTCGAAGCGCGCCGCGTCGAGAAGCTGCTCGCCTACCAGCGCGCCTACGACGAAGCCTGGCAGCGTCTGAATCCGGGCATGCAGCGCGTGAACCTGCCTGATGACAAGCCGGGCGCTGTCGCCACGCGCGGCAGCGGCCGCATGGCGGTGTTCGTCAAGGACGGCTGCGCCGCCTGCGGGCAGCTCGTGCAGCGCCTGCAATCCTCGGGCGCGGAGTTCGACCTGTACATGGTGGGCAGCCGCCAGGACGACGCGCGCATTCGGGACTGGGCCAAGCGCGCGCAGATCGACCCGGCGCGCGTGCGGGCCGGCAGCATCACGCTCAACCACGACAGTGGCCGTTGGTTGGCGCTCGGCCTGTCCGGTGACTTGCCCGCCGCCGTGCGCGAGGTGAACGGCCAATGGCAGCGCCAGCCGTAG
- a CDS encoding helicase-related protein — translation MSLDLETTTAEATPVQGELLDAESNPLTLSLQDFVGEFGDELLDALNSANPPVYTGQPQAHRQVIVASLKRKLFPAQAEVVHAAAELLIDRGERAAIVNGEMGCGKTTVGIATAAVLNAEGYRRTLVLSPPHLVYKWRREIQETVAGAKVWVLNGPDTLVKLIKLREQLGVQPTGQEFFVLGRVRMRMGFHWKPVFTTRRTRHGDVAACPDCGTVITDLDGEPVNPVALEAEEYRRKCGHCAAPLWTLIRPRSLSGSDQSSAVLKALKRIPTIGEITAQKLMKRFGDGFLASMLGDNVHEFINLMDGNGELVFSDRQATRMERAMASMEFGFGEGGYQPSEFIKRYLPQGTFDLLVADEAHEYKNGGSAQGQAMGVLAAKARKTLLLTGTLMGGYGDDLFHLLFRALPGRMIEDGYRPTTSGSMTSAAMAFMRDHGVLKDIYSESTGTAHKTAKGTKVSVRTVKAPGFGPKGVLRCILPFTIFLKLKDIGGNVLPPYDEEFREVAMDTAQAAAYRDLAGRLTAELKQALARRDTTLLGVVLNVLLAWPDCCFRSETVVHPRTRNTLAFVPAQFNEFEISPKERELIDICKEEKAQGRKVLAYTVYTGTRDTTSRLKVLLEQEGFRVAVLRASVDASRREDWIAEQLDRGIDVLITNPELVKTGLDLLDFPTIVFMQSGYNVYSLQQAARRSWRIGQKQHVRVIYLGYAATSQMTCLELMAKKIMVSQSTSGDVPESGLDVLNQDGDSVEVALARQLVAA, via the coding sequence ATGTCCCTCGATCTCGAAACCACTACCGCTGAAGCCACGCCCGTGCAGGGCGAACTGCTCGACGCGGAATCCAACCCTCTGACCCTGAGCCTTCAGGATTTCGTCGGCGAGTTCGGCGACGAACTGCTCGACGCCCTCAACAGCGCCAATCCGCCGGTCTATACCGGCCAACCGCAGGCGCACCGGCAAGTCATCGTCGCCAGCCTCAAGCGCAAGCTGTTCCCGGCCCAGGCCGAAGTCGTCCACGCTGCTGCCGAACTGCTGATCGACCGTGGCGAACGCGCCGCGATCGTCAACGGCGAGATGGGCTGCGGCAAGACGACCGTCGGCATCGCCACGGCCGCCGTCCTCAACGCCGAAGGCTACCGCCGCACCCTGGTGCTTTCGCCACCGCACCTTGTTTACAAGTGGCGGCGCGAGATCCAGGAGACGGTAGCGGGCGCCAAAGTGTGGGTGCTCAACGGGCCGGATACGCTCGTCAAGCTCATCAAGCTGCGTGAGCAGTTGGGTGTGCAGCCCACGGGTCAGGAGTTCTTCGTCCTGGGCCGCGTGAGGATGCGGATGGGCTTCCACTGGAAGCCCGTCTTCACCACGCGGCGCACCCGCCACGGCGACGTGGCAGCGTGCCCGGACTGCGGCACGGTCATCACCGACCTCGACGGCGAGCCGGTCAACCCGGTCGCGCTCGAAGCCGAGGAGTACCGCAGGAAGTGTGGCCATTGCGCTGCGCCCCTGTGGACGCTGATCCGCCCGAGAAGCCTGTCCGGCAGCGACCAATCCTCGGCCGTCCTCAAAGCCTTGAAGCGCATCCCGACCATCGGGGAAATCACCGCGCAGAAGCTCATGAAGCGCTTCGGTGATGGTTTCCTTGCCTCGATGTTGGGGGACAACGTGCATGAGTTCATCAACCTCATGGACGGCAACGGCGAGCTGGTGTTTTCCGACCGTCAGGCCACGCGCATGGAACGTGCGATGGCCAGCATGGAGTTTGGCTTCGGTGAGGGCGGCTACCAACCGTCCGAGTTTATCAAGAGATACCTTCCGCAAGGCACGTTCGACCTGCTCGTCGCCGACGAGGCCCATGAGTACAAGAACGGTGGCAGTGCCCAAGGCCAGGCCATGGGCGTGCTGGCGGCGAAGGCTCGCAAGACCTTGCTGCTGACCGGCACGCTGATGGGCGGCTATGGTGATGATCTCTTTCACCTGCTGTTCCGAGCCCTTCCGGGGCGGATGATCGAAGACGGCTACCGCCCGACCACGAGCGGCAGCATGACCTCGGCCGCGATGGCGTTCATGCGCGATCACGGGGTCTTGAAGGACATCTATTCCGAGAGCACCGGCACGGCGCACAAGACGGCCAAGGGCACCAAGGTATCGGTGCGCACGGTCAAGGCCCCGGGCTTCGGCCCCAAGGGCGTACTTCGTTGCATCCTGCCGTTCACGATCTTCCTCAAGCTCAAGGACATCGGCGGCAACGTCCTGCCGCCGTATGACGAGGAGTTCCGCGAAGTCGCGATGGACACGGCGCAAGCCGCGGCCTACCGCGATCTGGCGGGTCGGCTGACCGCGGAGCTGAAACAGGCTCTGGCGCGACGCGATACGACCTTGCTGGGTGTGGTCCTCAACGTGCTGCTGGCCTGGCCGGATTGCTGCTTCCGGTCGGAGACCGTGGTGCATCCGCGCACGCGCAACACCCTGGCGTTCGTCCCGGCTCAGTTCAACGAGTTCGAGATCAGCCCCAAGGAGCGTGAGCTGATCGACATCTGCAAAGAGGAGAAGGCGCAGGGGCGCAAGGTCCTCGCCTACACGGTCTATACCGGCACGCGCGACACCACGTCGCGCCTGAAGGTGCTGCTGGAGCAGGAAGGTTTTCGGGTGGCAGTGCTGCGCGCAAGCGTGGATGCCAGTCGTCGCGAGGACTGGATCGCCGAGCAACTGGACCGTGGCATCGACGTGCTCATCACCAATCCCGAATTGGTCAAGACGGGATTGGACCTGTTGGACTTCCCGACGATTGTGTTCATGCAGTCTGGCTACAACGTCTATAGCCTTCAACAGGCGGCACGCCGCTCCTGGCGCATCGGGCAGAAACAGCACGTGCGCGTGATCTACCTCGGCTACGCTGCCACTTCGCAGATGACCTGCCTGGAGCTGATGGCCAAGAAGATCATGGTTTCGCAGTCCACCTCGGGCGACGTGCCCGAATCGGGGCTCGATGTCCTGAACCAGGACGGCGATTCCGTCGAGGTCGCACTGGCCCGGCAGCTTGTCGCCGCATGA